A genomic segment from Granulicella arctica encodes:
- a CDS encoding nucleotide-binding protein, producing MPVVVAANTKGGSGKSTSSLILGTTLAKMGASVRILDADPQRTLLSWASGKSKYSDIVISPKPGLDLSDLIDEISSQFQFVIIDVQGSANQELAAAMSRADLVTIPMRAKTADAEVAANAIGLLNSQQKLFRRAIPHGVVFIATNPVITTKEEKHIRESVKQLKIPCFQTSLHERTAYSHMFRFKVAIDELSSRETNGLEAALENADNYANEVIATLRQAREEGSAA from the coding sequence ATGCCTGTAGTTGTAGCCGCAAATACTAAAGGTGGCAGCGGCAAGTCCACGAGTTCGTTGATCCTCGGAACAACTTTGGCCAAGATGGGTGCCTCAGTCCGAATCCTTGATGCCGACCCACAACGCACGCTCCTCAGTTGGGCGAGCGGCAAGAGCAAATACAGCGACATCGTTATTTCTCCAAAGCCTGGGCTCGATCTTTCCGATTTGATTGATGAAATTTCTTCGCAGTTTCAGTTCGTGATCATCGACGTACAAGGATCAGCCAATCAGGAACTTGCGGCTGCGATGTCGCGAGCCGATCTAGTCACCATACCCATGCGCGCGAAGACTGCTGATGCTGAAGTAGCAGCCAACGCGATAGGGCTGCTCAATTCACAGCAAAAGCTGTTTCGACGGGCCATACCGCACGGAGTGGTATTTATCGCAACGAATCCCGTCATCACCACGAAAGAAGAGAAGCACATCCGCGAGAGCGTCAAGCAGCTCAAGATTCCTTGCTTCCAGACCTCCCTCCATGAACGCACCGCGTATTCTCATATGTTTCGCTTCAAAGTCGCTATCGACGAATTAAGTAGTCGAGAAACAAATGGTTTGGAAGCAGCACTTGAGAATGCCGACAACTATGCCAACGAAGTCATAGCAACGCTTAGACAAGCACGCGAGGAGGGAAGTGCAGCATGA